A single region of the Arthrobacter sp. V1I7 genome encodes:
- a CDS encoding dihydrofolate reductase family protein: MSQVTCDLTISLDGFAAGPNQSMTDPLGEGGELLHRWMFEEPEPNAAALEGILAAGAYIMGRNMFAGPGAWDEEWRGWWGEEPPYHAPVFVLTHHPREPLEMQGGTTFNFVTDGIESALTQARKAAGDKDVAIAGGAQTVRHYLSAGLIDELRLHIAPIVLGAGALLLDGVGNLNLEPTEVSGTRLVTHVRYRVIR, from the coding sequence ATGAGCCAAGTCACGTGCGATCTGACCATCTCCCTCGACGGATTCGCCGCCGGCCCGAACCAAAGCATGACGGACCCCCTGGGCGAGGGCGGAGAGCTCCTGCACAGGTGGATGTTCGAAGAACCTGAGCCCAACGCAGCCGCGCTCGAAGGCATCCTCGCGGCCGGCGCCTACATCATGGGACGGAACATGTTCGCCGGGCCCGGGGCGTGGGATGAGGAATGGCGGGGATGGTGGGGTGAGGAACCGCCCTATCACGCACCCGTGTTCGTTCTCACCCATCATCCACGCGAGCCCCTGGAGATGCAGGGCGGCACCACATTCAACTTTGTGACCGATGGGATCGAATCAGCGCTGACACAGGCGCGGAAGGCCGCTGGCGACAAGGACGTGGCAATTGCCGGAGGAGCGCAGACTGTCCGCCACTACCTGTCCGCCGGGCTGATTGACGAGCTGCGGCTCCACATCGCACCCATCGTCCTGGGAGCCGGAGCGCTGCTGCTGGACGGCGTCGGCAACCTCAACCTCGAACCGACGGAGGTGAGCGGTACCCGCCTCGTCACCCACGTGCGCTATCGGGTAATCCGCTGA
- a CDS encoding D-arabinono-1,4-lactone oxidase: MKNWAGNLNYSSVDVLRPASVAELAQLVARAGRVKALGSRHSFNRIGDTEGVHVSLDALPQQIELDSARQTVRVSGGVSYGVLCRTLQQSGVAIHNLASLPHISVAGAVQTGTHGSGVNNPSLAGAVEGIDLVRPSGEQVSLSRADGEEFLGSVVGLGALGIVTGLRLAVRPSFSMRQRVLENLPWERALADFTQLVSSAYSVSLFTDYVGDCISQVWLKALDSEPPIAELFGATAAIRPRHPLPGMSAENCTAQMDEPGQWLDRLPHFRHEFTPSKGEELQSEFILPLEQAPAALQAVRSLADQLAPLLFVSEIRTGAADEFWLSPFYRQQSVALHFTWKPLQPQVEAVLLQLEDLLRPFGARPHWGKLFTPGGHDWESLYPRLTDFRSLTSAHDPEGKFRNGLLDSILGVPAVSSR, from the coding sequence ATGAAGAACTGGGCAGGAAATCTCAATTACTCATCAGTGGACGTCTTGCGCCCAGCGTCGGTGGCTGAGCTCGCCCAGCTGGTGGCCCGCGCCGGCCGGGTCAAGGCCCTGGGATCGCGGCACTCCTTCAACCGTATCGGGGACACGGAGGGCGTGCACGTGTCGCTGGACGCCCTGCCGCAGCAAATCGAACTGGATTCAGCACGGCAGACGGTCCGCGTCAGCGGCGGAGTGAGCTACGGTGTCTTGTGCCGCACGTTGCAACAGTCCGGCGTGGCCATCCACAATCTGGCGTCGCTGCCCCACATTTCCGTGGCAGGGGCAGTCCAGACGGGAACCCATGGCTCTGGTGTGAACAACCCCTCCCTGGCCGGAGCGGTGGAGGGCATTGATCTGGTCCGACCCTCCGGCGAGCAGGTATCGCTGTCCCGCGCGGACGGAGAGGAGTTCCTCGGCAGCGTAGTGGGCCTGGGCGCTCTTGGCATCGTCACCGGCCTCCGGCTTGCCGTCCGGCCAAGTTTCAGCATGCGCCAGCGTGTTTTGGAAAACCTGCCGTGGGAACGGGCGCTGGCGGACTTCACACAGCTTGTGTCCAGCGCCTACAGCGTGAGTCTCTTCACCGATTACGTAGGCGATTGCATCAGCCAGGTCTGGCTCAAGGCGCTGGACTCGGAGCCTCCCATCGCTGAACTGTTCGGCGCCACGGCTGCCATCCGCCCGCGGCACCCGCTGCCGGGGATGTCGGCCGAGAACTGCACAGCCCAGATGGATGAGCCCGGGCAATGGCTGGACCGGCTACCGCACTTCCGCCACGAGTTCACGCCCAGCAAGGGTGAAGAACTGCAAAGCGAATTCATCCTGCCGCTGGAACAGGCACCTGCCGCACTCCAGGCAGTGCGGAGCCTGGCGGACCAACTTGCGCCCCTGCTATTTGTCTCCGAAATCCGGACCGGCGCCGCAGACGAATTCTGGCTTAGCCCCTTCTACCGGCAGCAGAGCGTTGCCCTGCACTTCACCTGGAAGCCGCTGCAGCCGCAGGTGGAAGCCGTTCTTCTCCAGCTCGAAGACCTGCTTCGGCCGTTCGGGGCCAGACCGCACTGGGGCAAGCTTTTCACGCCCGGCGGTCACGACTGGGAGTCCCTCTACCCCCGTCTTACGGACTTCCGTTCGCTGACATCGGCGCACGATCCGGAGGGAAAATTCCGCAACGGGCTGCTGGACAGCATTCTCGGCGTCCCGGCGGTGAGCTCACGCTAA
- a CDS encoding extracellular solute-binding protein, which translates to MKQIDFFAGKQVTRRQLLAGSAALGSVFAAAGLTGCGGSASAAAVQDIAFWHLLSGGDGIKMQAMIRQANEGNPGFTVHPTVLAWGPPYYTKLAMASAGGRPPELAIMHASRVPGYAPGGLIDPWDMSLLAEHGVTAESFAPRIWDKSQHDGQVFSIALDSHPFVMFYNTEVAGKAGVLTPNGQLQDVGSPQEFLSMAREMQKVTQAHGLSFGYLGSGSQMWRLFYTLYKQHGVDMELTPGQSMKADRDAAIESLEFMASLFDDTIAAQSGDISTGIAEFARGSSGMLFSGVWELPTLKKAGLPVDAATIPTLYGTPAAYADSHSFVLPRQLNDDDEKRRSVYKFVSDVLKGSLSWAEAGHIPAYQPIVQSQAYRELTPQIHYANAADIIAYDPESWFSGSGSDWQTYFAENVQNVLLGRDKAADGWDAFVQRTNTLLSRPNPV; encoded by the coding sequence GTGAAGCAGATTGACTTTTTTGCCGGGAAACAAGTGACCCGGCGGCAGTTACTGGCAGGTTCGGCGGCCCTTGGCAGCGTTTTCGCGGCGGCCGGCCTCACAGGCTGCGGCGGTAGCGCCTCGGCAGCGGCCGTGCAGGACATTGCGTTCTGGCATCTCCTGTCCGGCGGTGACGGCATCAAGATGCAGGCAATGATCAGGCAGGCGAACGAGGGAAATCCCGGTTTCACCGTTCATCCCACCGTCCTGGCGTGGGGGCCTCCGTACTACACAAAGCTGGCGATGGCGTCAGCCGGAGGACGCCCGCCGGAACTGGCCATCATGCACGCCAGCCGGGTTCCCGGTTACGCCCCCGGAGGACTCATCGACCCGTGGGACATGTCCCTGCTGGCAGAACACGGGGTGACGGCGGAGAGCTTCGCACCGAGGATCTGGGACAAGAGCCAGCACGACGGCCAGGTTTTTTCCATCGCCCTGGATTCCCACCCTTTCGTCATGTTCTACAACACCGAGGTTGCCGGCAAAGCTGGAGTGCTCACCCCCAACGGGCAGCTGCAGGACGTGGGCTCTCCACAGGAGTTCCTCTCGATGGCCCGCGAGATGCAGAAGGTGACGCAGGCGCACGGCCTTTCCTTCGGCTACCTTGGCAGCGGATCCCAGATGTGGCGTCTGTTTTACACCCTCTACAAGCAGCACGGTGTAGACATGGAGCTCACCCCGGGGCAGTCGATGAAGGCCGACAGGGATGCGGCGATCGAGTCCCTGGAATTCATGGCGTCACTGTTCGACGACACAATAGCCGCACAGAGCGGGGACATTAGTACGGGCATCGCCGAATTTGCCCGCGGCAGTTCAGGCATGCTCTTCAGCGGCGTCTGGGAACTTCCCACCCTCAAGAAGGCCGGTCTGCCGGTCGATGCGGCAACCATCCCCACGCTCTACGGGACGCCGGCAGCCTATGCCGACTCACATTCCTTTGTCCTGCCGCGGCAACTAAACGACGACGACGAGAAGCGGCGCAGCGTGTACAAGTTCGTGAGCGATGTCCTCAAGGGATCGCTGTCCTGGGCGGAAGCCGGACACATTCCGGCCTATCAGCCGATTGTGCAGTCACAGGCGTACCGGGAACTTACCCCTCAGATTCATTACGCCAACGCGGCGGACATTATCGCTTACGACCCGGAATCCTGGTTCAGCGGCTCCGGCTCGGACTGGCAAACCTACTTTGCGGAAAACGTGCAGAACGTACTCCTCGGCCGCGACAAGGCAGCCGACGGTTGGGACGCCTTCGTGCAACGCACCAACACACTTCTCTCCCGGCCCAACCCGGTCTGA
- a CDS encoding VWA domain-containing protein translates to MSIHNRSRYGRYRGGPDPLAPPVDLAEALDAVAEDVMAGYSPRHALREFLRRGGRNREGLDDLAGRVQQRRSELLGRHRLDGTLNEVQKLLDTAVLEERKQLARDAMMDNTDRAFREMQLQNLPRSTAAAVNELASYDWQSSTAREAYERIKDLLGREILDQRFAGMKQALESATDEDRAAVSEMLHDLNELLGKHRRGEDTPADFQEFMARHGDFFPENPQSVEELVDALAQRAAAAQRLLQSMSAEQRDELMRLSAQAFGSPELLAQLDQLDASLRALRPGEDWTGSERFEGEEGLGLGDGTGVLQDIAELDELSEQLSQAYSGSRLDDLDLDALARQLGQSAAVTARTLAEIERAMQEGGYLRRGADGDLRLSPQAMRRLGRSLLRDTAKQLSGRQGRRDTRVAGAAGEQTGASRRWEFGDAEPWDVTRTMTNAIRRTIADGGDPGRGLRLAVGDIEVTETEARTQAAVALLVDVSFSMAAEGRWVPMKRTALALHHLVTTRFRGDRLQLITFGRYAQSMDIGELTALPARREQGTNLHHGLLLAGRFFRQHPSMQPVLLVVTDGEPTAHLLADGESWFSWPPDPETIRATVAELDRLGRTGTQATFFRLGDDPGLERFVQRMARRIDGRVVAPAAGDLGAAVVGEYLRAHFRGRPIRRRRLG, encoded by the coding sequence ATGAGCATTCATAACCGGTCCCGGTACGGCCGGTACAGGGGAGGACCGGATCCGCTCGCCCCGCCGGTGGACCTGGCGGAGGCGCTGGACGCCGTCGCCGAGGATGTCATGGCAGGCTACTCGCCCCGGCACGCCCTCCGGGAGTTCCTGCGGCGCGGCGGCCGCAACCGGGAAGGGCTCGACGACCTCGCCGGCCGCGTTCAGCAGCGACGGAGTGAACTCTTGGGCCGCCACCGGCTGGACGGCACCCTCAACGAAGTCCAGAAGCTGCTCGACACCGCGGTGCTGGAGGAGCGCAAACAGCTCGCCCGCGACGCCATGATGGACAACACCGACCGCGCCTTCCGGGAGATGCAACTGCAGAACCTGCCCCGATCCACGGCAGCAGCGGTCAACGAACTGGCCTCCTATGACTGGCAGTCGAGCACCGCACGCGAGGCCTACGAGCGAATCAAGGATCTGCTGGGCCGCGAAATCCTTGACCAGCGGTTCGCCGGAATGAAGCAGGCCCTCGAGAGCGCCACTGATGAGGACCGCGCGGCCGTCAGCGAGATGCTGCACGACCTCAACGAGCTCCTCGGCAAACACCGGCGCGGCGAGGACACCCCCGCGGACTTCCAGGAGTTCATGGCCCGGCACGGCGACTTCTTTCCGGAGAACCCACAATCGGTCGAGGAGCTGGTGGACGCGCTCGCCCAGCGCGCGGCCGCCGCCCAGCGGCTGCTGCAGTCCATGTCCGCCGAGCAGCGCGATGAGCTGATGCGGCTTTCCGCCCAGGCGTTCGGCTCGCCCGAACTTCTGGCCCAGCTCGACCAGCTCGACGCCAGCCTGCGCGCCCTGCGTCCCGGCGAGGACTGGACCGGCTCCGAACGCTTCGAAGGTGAGGAGGGGCTCGGGCTCGGCGACGGCACCGGCGTGCTCCAGGACATCGCCGAACTGGACGAGCTGTCCGAACAGCTCTCCCAGGCCTATAGCGGGTCGCGCCTCGACGACCTGGACCTGGACGCCCTCGCCCGCCAGCTCGGTCAGAGTGCCGCCGTTACGGCCCGCACCCTCGCCGAAATCGAGCGGGCCATGCAGGAGGGCGGCTACCTCCGGCGCGGGGCCGACGGCGATCTCCGGCTGTCACCGCAGGCCATGCGACGGCTCGGCAGGTCGCTGCTGCGGGACACCGCCAAGCAACTCTCCGGCCGGCAGGGACGCCGGGACACGCGCGTTGCCGGGGCGGCCGGGGAGCAGACCGGCGCCAGCCGCCGGTGGGAGTTCGGGGATGCCGAGCCGTGGGACGTCACCCGAACCATGACCAACGCCATCCGCCGCACGATTGCCGACGGCGGTGATCCGGGACGCGGATTGCGCCTCGCCGTGGGTGACATCGAGGTGACGGAGACGGAGGCGCGCACGCAGGCCGCCGTCGCCCTGCTTGTCGACGTGTCCTTCTCGATGGCCGCCGAGGGACGCTGGGTGCCCATGAAACGCACCGCACTCGCCCTGCACCACCTCGTCACAACCCGGTTCCGCGGCGACCGGCTGCAGCTGATCACGTTCGGCCGGTACGCGCAGTCCATGGACATCGGCGAGCTCACGGCCCTGCCGGCCCGGCGGGAGCAGGGCACCAACCTGCACCACGGCTTGCTGCTCGCCGGCCGGTTTTTCCGCCAGCACCCGTCGATGCAGCCCGTCCTCCTGGTGGTGACCGACGGCGAACCCACCGCGCACCTGCTGGCCGACGGCGAGTCCTGGTTCTCCTGGCCGCCGGACCCGGAGACCATCCGCGCTACCGTGGCCGAGCTGGACCGCCTTGGGCGGACCGGCACGCAGGCCACGTTCTTCCGGCTGGGCGACGACCCGGGCCTGGAACGGTTCGTGCAGCGGATGGCCCGCCGCATCGACGGCCGCGTCGTGGCGCCCGCAGCCGGAGATCTAGGCGCAGCTGTGGTGGGGGAATACCTCCGCGCCCACTTCCGCGGCCGACCCATACGACGACGCCGACTGGGCTGA
- a CDS encoding LacI family DNA-binding transcriptional regulator: protein MRATVKDVARHAGVSPKTVSNVMNGIVPVSGSTRFKVEQAILELDYVPNLSARGLRNGRTGVIALALPDLATPYSAEIAHNVVEVAHEQGWSVQIEETGADPRREYELMSRARSNLIDGLILNPVVLDESAVKVGVSLPPVVLLGEVSQKLADRVWVDSVAAARDMTLTLARTGRRRIAVLGTAEGRGSAAAILRTRGYHAALEELGIDRDDSLLIPCEKWTPQTAAGALAAYLDSRPLPEALFCFTDSMAIGAMSVLWNRGISVPGDVAVAGFDDIADGQYAVPSLTTVSFDKRRVASEALRLLTERMADRTGEQRVVTVDYRIVERDSTRA from the coding sequence GTGCGCGCAACGGTCAAGGACGTCGCCCGTCACGCCGGCGTTTCACCCAAGACTGTCTCGAACGTGATGAACGGAATCGTTCCGGTTAGTGGCTCCACCAGGTTCAAGGTGGAGCAGGCCATTCTCGAACTGGATTATGTGCCCAACCTCTCCGCCCGCGGACTGCGCAACGGCAGGACGGGCGTTATCGCCCTGGCGCTGCCGGACCTGGCGACTCCCTACTCGGCCGAGATTGCGCACAACGTGGTGGAAGTTGCCCACGAGCAGGGCTGGAGCGTTCAGATCGAGGAAACCGGGGCCGATCCCCGGCGCGAATACGAACTGATGTCCCGCGCGCGGTCCAACCTCATTGATGGCCTGATCCTCAACCCGGTGGTGCTGGACGAGAGTGCCGTGAAGGTGGGCGTCTCGCTGCCCCCGGTGGTTCTGCTGGGTGAGGTGTCCCAAAAACTGGCCGACCGTGTGTGGGTGGACAGCGTTGCTGCCGCCCGTGACATGACCCTGACCCTTGCCAGGACCGGCCGGCGTCGTATTGCCGTGCTCGGAACCGCCGAAGGCCGAGGCTCCGCCGCAGCTATCCTGCGGACGCGCGGCTACCACGCCGCGCTCGAAGAGCTCGGCATTGACCGGGACGACTCACTGCTCATCCCGTGCGAAAAGTGGACACCGCAGACGGCCGCCGGCGCGCTCGCCGCCTATCTGGACTCCCGCCCGCTCCCCGAGGCGCTGTTCTGCTTCACCGACTCCATGGCCATCGGCGCTATGAGCGTGTTGTGGAACAGGGGAATCAGCGTTCCCGGCGACGTCGCCGTGGCAGGGTTCGACGACATCGCCGACGGGCAATATGCCGTGCCATCCCTCACTACTGTCTCCTTCGACAAGCGCCGGGTGGCCAGCGAAGCCCTGCGCCTGCTCACCGAGCGGATGGCAGACCGTACCGGCGAGCAGAGGGTGGTCACCGTCGACTACAGAATCGTGGAGCGGGACAGCACCCGCGCCTAA
- a CDS encoding MFS transporter encodes MTEQEPAPYRAAAAPHGSAGLPEDPAVTSMPVEDGEAPRPADPDGIDTSLRSPAQRSRTFTGILVNTGLANITTSYLWFALTFWVYLETRNVIATGVVGGAYMLLIALSSISFGTFVDRYRKLAVMRFAAGFTLVMFVLSGIMFLMTPAASLLDLTRPWFWVFTLIILVGAVVENMRNIALSTTVTILIDPDRRANANGLVGMVQGLMFIVTSVLSGLSVGLLGMGWTIVVALVLTALAFAHLLTLRMPEEVRVAATDAHGGFDLRGSLAAVLAIAGLFALILFSTFNNFIGGVYMALMDPYGLEMFPVELWGTFFALGATGFLVGGALIGKFGLGSNPLRTMLIAVILMGGLGAVFTLREWAWLYIAGIWLYLVLVPFVEAAEQTVIQQVVPLPRQGRVFGFAMAFESAAAPVTAFLIAPIAQVWIIPYARSAEGAAQLAPLLGEGTSRGIALVFLVAGIIMIAAALLAFLTPVYRRVSASYARAAVEAPETAAPHPRPQDD; translated from the coding sequence ATGACCGAGCAGGAACCGGCTCCGTACAGGGCCGCTGCGGCTCCCCATGGCAGCGCGGGCCTCCCCGAGGACCCGGCCGTCACCTCCATGCCGGTCGAGGACGGCGAGGCCCCGCGCCCGGCCGATCCCGACGGCATCGACACGTCCTTACGGAGTCCGGCACAGCGGTCCCGCACCTTCACCGGGATCCTGGTGAACACCGGCCTCGCCAACATCACGACCAGTTATCTGTGGTTTGCACTGACGTTCTGGGTGTACCTGGAGACGCGCAACGTGATCGCCACCGGCGTAGTCGGCGGCGCGTACATGCTGCTGATCGCCCTTTCCAGCATCAGCTTCGGCACATTCGTGGACCGCTACCGCAAGCTGGCCGTGATGCGCTTCGCCGCCGGCTTCACCCTGGTGATGTTCGTGCTGTCCGGGATCATGTTCCTGATGACACCCGCCGCCAGTCTGCTGGACCTGACACGGCCGTGGTTCTGGGTCTTCACCCTGATCATCCTGGTGGGTGCGGTGGTGGAGAACATGCGCAACATCGCCCTCTCCACCACGGTCACCATCCTGATCGACCCGGATCGGCGGGCCAACGCCAACGGGCTGGTGGGCATGGTGCAGGGGCTGATGTTCATCGTCACCTCGGTGCTCTCCGGGCTGTCGGTCGGACTGCTGGGCATGGGCTGGACGATCGTCGTCGCCCTGGTGCTCACGGCGCTGGCCTTCGCGCACCTGCTTACACTGCGGATGCCCGAGGAGGTGCGCGTGGCCGCCACGGACGCGCACGGCGGATTCGACCTGCGCGGCTCCCTAGCCGCCGTGTTGGCGATTGCCGGACTGTTCGCGCTGATCCTGTTCTCCACGTTCAACAACTTCATCGGTGGCGTCTACATGGCGTTGATGGATCCCTACGGCCTGGAGATGTTCCCCGTGGAACTCTGGGGGACCTTCTTCGCGCTGGGCGCCACGGGTTTCCTCGTCGGAGGCGCGCTGATCGGCAAGTTCGGGCTCGGGTCCAACCCGTTGCGCACCATGCTCATCGCGGTGATCCTGATGGGGGGCCTCGGTGCGGTGTTCACGCTGCGGGAATGGGCGTGGCTGTACATCGCCGGCATCTGGCTGTACCTGGTCCTGGTGCCTTTCGTGGAGGCCGCCGAGCAGACGGTCATCCAGCAGGTCGTGCCCCTGCCCCGGCAGGGCCGGGTGTTCGGATTTGCCATGGCGTTCGAGTCCGCGGCCGCGCCGGTCACAGCATTCCTCATTGCGCCGATCGCCCAGGTCTGGATCATCCCGTACGCGCGGTCCGCTGAGGGTGCCGCCCAGCTCGCCCCGCTGCTGGGCGAGGGCACCTCCCGCGGCATCGCCCTGGTGTTCCTGGTGGCCGGGATCATCATGATCGCGGCCGCCCTGCTGGCCTTCCTGACCCCGGTCTACCGCCGGGTCTCGGCGTCGTATGCGCGGGCGGCTGTGGAAGCGCCGGAGACGGCCGCACCCCATCCTCGTCCTCAGGATGATTAA
- a CDS encoding sigma 54-interacting transcriptional regulator gives MSDRPDIFTVGELRASGHVHKDLRREIRNNLLAALAAGRDPWPGMYGFSRTVLPQLERALLAGHDVVLLGERGQGKTRLLRTLAGLLDEWSPVIEDSELNEHPYEPITEHSRARALTEGDRLRVAWRHRSERYVEKLATPDTSVADLIGDVDPMRVAEGRRLGDPETIHYGLVPRSNRGIIAINELPDLAERIQVSMLNVMEERDIQIRGYVLRLPLDVLVVASANPEDYTNRGRIITPLRDRFGAEIRTHYPIELDDEVAVIRQEGQLVAGVPPVILEILARYTRALRQSPAINQTSGVSARFAIAGAETVAAAALRRASVRGEAEAVARIIDLDAAVEVLGGKIEFESGEEGREQDILDHLLRMATAEAVRAHFHGIDMGPLVAALDGHATVTTGELVTAREVLQNLPSLNGSRLYDEISERLGATNDGQRAAAVELALEGLYLARRISKESDDEATIYG, from the coding sequence GTGAGTGATCGCCCCGATATCTTCACTGTTGGTGAATTGCGTGCCTCCGGCCACGTTCACAAGGACCTGCGCCGCGAAATCCGCAACAACCTGCTCGCCGCGCTCGCCGCCGGCCGTGATCCGTGGCCGGGAATGTACGGCTTCAGCCGTACCGTCCTGCCCCAGCTCGAGCGGGCCCTGCTCGCCGGCCACGACGTCGTCCTGCTCGGTGAACGGGGACAGGGCAAGACACGGCTCCTCCGCACCCTTGCCGGGCTGCTGGACGAGTGGTCTCCGGTGATTGAGGATTCGGAACTGAACGAACACCCGTACGAACCCATCACAGAGCACTCCCGCGCCCGTGCCCTCACCGAGGGGGACCGGCTACGGGTGGCGTGGCGCCACCGCTCGGAGCGTTACGTCGAGAAGCTCGCGACGCCGGACACTTCCGTCGCCGACCTGATCGGCGACGTCGACCCGATGCGGGTGGCCGAGGGCCGCCGCCTCGGGGACCCGGAAACCATCCACTACGGCCTGGTCCCGCGCTCCAACCGCGGGATCATCGCCATCAACGAGCTGCCCGACCTCGCCGAGCGGATCCAGGTCTCGATGCTCAACGTGATGGAGGAGCGCGATATCCAGATCCGCGGCTACGTGCTGCGGCTGCCGCTCGACGTACTGGTCGTCGCGTCCGCCAACCCGGAGGACTATACGAACCGCGGCCGGATTATCACGCCCTTGCGGGACCGCTTCGGTGCCGAGATCCGCACCCACTACCCGATAGAGCTCGACGACGAGGTCGCCGTCATCCGGCAGGAGGGGCAGCTGGTGGCCGGCGTCCCGCCGGTCATCCTGGAGATCCTGGCCCGCTACACCCGGGCGCTGCGGCAGTCCCCCGCGATCAACCAGACGTCCGGAGTTTCCGCGCGGTTCGCCATCGCAGGTGCCGAAACCGTCGCCGCGGCGGCCTTGCGCCGGGCCAGCGTGCGCGGCGAGGCCGAGGCCGTCGCCCGGATCATCGACCTCGACGCCGCAGTGGAAGTTCTCGGAGGGAAGATTGAGTTCGAGTCGGGTGAGGAAGGGCGGGAACAGGACATCCTCGACCACCTCCTGCGCATGGCCACTGCAGAAGCCGTGCGGGCGCATTTCCACGGTATCGACATGGGTCCGCTCGTGGCTGCCCTCGACGGCCACGCCACCGTGACCACCGGGGAACTGGTCACCGCGCGGGAGGTCCTTCAAAACCTCCCGTCCCTCAACGGATCCCGCCTCTATGACGAGATCAGTGAGCGACTGGGCGCGACAAACGACGGGCAGCGCGCGGCCGCCGTCGAACTTGCACTGGAAGGTCTCTACCTCGCCCGGCGGATCTCCAAGGAGTCCGACGACGAGGCGACGATCTACGGCTAA
- a CDS encoding GPP34 family phosphoprotein — MNAETPKTAELNLPQAFLLLATNDKDGKPEVPVYALRTTLAGAILAELDLIGAIELQGKHVRATGAAPQTDFQHELELIRGKSRPHTPKRWVSMLEGRAEVQRVYEGMASLGIVEHVGEKHRGLFRTVRYPEKDHAPEAALLKKIQAALSGAAPDAGAPQLTAPAAGVSQDTAPAAGMSQDTAPDAGAPGSGAPGSGAPGPAKPDAKAPDARTTALMALLQAAGLLGKLFPAADKGRASELAKDYWPSRAVEDELRMIRIAEQEAPTL, encoded by the coding sequence ATGAACGCTGAAACACCGAAGACGGCGGAGCTGAACCTTCCCCAGGCCTTCCTACTTCTGGCAACGAACGACAAAGACGGCAAACCTGAAGTGCCGGTGTACGCCCTCAGGACCACCTTGGCAGGGGCAATATTGGCCGAGCTGGACCTGATCGGTGCAATCGAGCTGCAGGGGAAGCACGTCAGGGCTACCGGCGCCGCCCCGCAAACGGACTTCCAGCACGAGCTGGAGCTCATCCGTGGCAAATCGCGGCCGCACACTCCCAAGCGGTGGGTCTCCATGCTGGAGGGCCGCGCCGAAGTGCAGCGTGTTTACGAGGGCATGGCGTCCCTCGGCATCGTGGAACATGTCGGCGAAAAGCACCGGGGTCTGTTCCGGACCGTGCGGTATCCGGAGAAGGACCACGCTCCGGAGGCGGCGCTCCTGAAAAAGATCCAGGCCGCACTCAGCGGTGCGGCGCCCGATGCCGGGGCGCCCCAACTCACGGCGCCCGCTGCCGGGGTGTCTCAAGACACGGCGCCCGCTGCCGGGATGTCTCAAGACACGGCGCCTGATGCCGGGGCGCCTGGTTCCGGGGCGCCTGGTTCCGGGGCGCCCGGTCCCGCAAAGCCTGACGCCAAGGCACCCGATGCCAGGACCACGGCGCTGATGGCCCTGCTTCAAGCGGCCGGACTGCTCGGCAAGCTCTTCCCGGCAGCAGATAAAGGCCGGGCAAGTGAGCTGGCGAAGGACTATTGGCCGTCCCGCGCGGTGGAGGACGAACTTCGTATGATCAGAATCGCGGAGCAAGAAGCCCCAACCTTATGA
- a CDS encoding dihydrofolate reductase family protein, giving the protein MKLTTTTNVSVDGVMQGLGGPDEDRSGGFDRGGWAIPLLDTEAGDYLNQVYGGAAAFLFGRRTYEIFAGYWGAMPDPSTNPIAAALNSRPKYVASTSLADPQWAGTTILRGDVLTAVGDLKAHHDGELLVPGSGALVRWLLANDLVDQLDLVTYPVVVGQGTRLFPDSGPDIALDLVNSRTTSRGITIQTYRPLGRPEYATSTVDPDQVF; this is encoded by the coding sequence ATGAAGTTGACGACCACGACCAACGTCTCGGTGGACGGCGTGATGCAGGGGTTGGGCGGACCCGACGAGGATCGCAGCGGCGGCTTCGACCGCGGCGGATGGGCCATACCACTTCTCGACACCGAAGCCGGGGACTATCTCAACCAGGTCTACGGCGGCGCGGCCGCATTCCTCTTTGGACGGCGGACGTACGAGATCTTCGCCGGCTACTGGGGAGCGATGCCCGATCCGAGCACGAACCCGATTGCCGCCGCGCTGAACAGCCGGCCCAAATACGTGGCGTCGACCAGCCTCGCCGACCCACAGTGGGCGGGCACGACTATCCTGCGCGGCGACGTCCTCACGGCCGTCGGTGATCTGAAGGCGCATCACGATGGTGAACTGCTGGTGCCGGGCAGTGGTGCCCTCGTCCGATGGCTGCTCGCCAACGACCTGGTCGACCAGCTCGACCTGGTCACCTATCCCGTCGTCGTCGGCCAGGGCACAAGGCTGTTCCCCGATTCCGGTCCGGACATCGCACTCGATCTGGTCAACTCGCGGACCACGTCCCGGGGCATCACCATCCAGACTTATCGGCCTCTCGGGCGTCCAGAGTACGCAACGTCCACCGTCGACCCCGACCAAGTGTTCTAG